The Candidatus Cloacimonadota bacterium genome window below encodes:
- a CDS encoding cell wall-active antibiotics response protein, giving the protein MKMSFLFGHIFWGILLLLWGISLILKGFNIVDLPLVKIFIAVIIILFGLRLLFGDWSSHHKDGSRVSFVTAGSDEYTSVFGSQTVDLTGLDPDSPPLEITAVFGSSYVKLPNDIDFKIHPTAVFGSAIVPTLASPAQPPLGTVKIEANAVFGKIEFVYKEPKRDHLRAKASADSTQGAPTDSL; this is encoded by the coding sequence AGTTTCCTCTTTGGTCACATTTTCTGGGGCATTTTGCTGCTGTTGTGGGGAATTTCCCTGATCCTCAAAGGCTTCAACATCGTTGACCTGCCTTTGGTGAAGATCTTCATCGCCGTCATCATCATCCTCTTCGGGCTCCGTTTGCTTTTCGGGGACTGGAGTTCGCACCACAAGGACGGCTCGCGCGTGAGTTTCGTTACCGCGGGAAGCGACGAATACACCAGTGTGTTCGGCTCCCAAACAGTCGATCTCACCGGCCTGGATCCCGATTCTCCGCCCCTGGAGATCACCGCCGTGTTCGGCTCTTCCTATGTGAAGCTGCCCAACGACATCGATTTCAAGATCCATCCCACCGCCGTGTTCGGCTCCGCCATCGTTCCCACTCTGGCCTCGCCGGCCCAACCTCCGCTCGGCACCGTCAAGATCGAAGCCAACGCGGTTTTCGGCAAGATCGAATTTGTCTATAAGGAACCCAAACGCGATCACCTGCGCGCCAAAGCCTCCGCGGATTCAACTCAGGGAGCGCCAACTGACAGCCTCTAA
- a CDS encoding patatin-like phospholipase family protein — MLAALPAILLLSIATLPGKGLGYVFSGGGARGFAQLGMIKVLEEEGIYPDHVMGSSVGSVLGGLYALGYTAAEVESLMVTLDMADIINENQARPDLHPGARRWPSYGNLRLALSPKGMPRAPAGAITGAKIDLGLAGLFMPAAAYRDFSRLPVNFAGLTIDMHTGELVIHREGSLAQAVRGAASIPAVISPFTYDGRTHIDGGLLQNLPVPQVIDLGADKILALKINTSMRGADPKDLYSILNHIINIAMHTSIDANVELCDLILEPDLTGIGNLAYPKAHAITQIGEDYARANIDVIRAFRDSLLAEGYVFTKPERITELTSVPVTEIVTRGNSRVLTDKIITWSGLREDTEYLPKEILDACSRVWNSQKFHTVYPVLEPLDSGYRLVLYVSEREPRYLHINTSYSSDEKFCLGAAAEFNDLILPNSRLLGGFTLGGRNELNLDFVKDFGDFHAPYLRLHPWLRQSRVYRYDASGQRTASLDSLEYGVVPGVGFFADKLFSLEAFGYFSRAKTTGVVPDGLHDSTWQNDSGLGLKLYHESLDTDVFPRSGARFFAKAELSPWPALSAKNYTRLTANLDVYAPLAKYVSLRVGFAYGSHYGSFADNSTDLINFGGSEGFSGYRKGQAPSAEYKYGTLSAVFEPLTNLFLETGAQALNTAGNADWSLDNSLFFSYYAGLGYRSPVGPLGVKLALREDGKANFFFHIGYTTDLFWFSRK; from the coding sequence GTGCTGGCCGCCCTTCCGGCCATCCTGTTACTCAGCATCGCGACGCTGCCCGGGAAGGGGCTGGGCTATGTGTTCAGCGGCGGCGGAGCGAGAGGTTTTGCCCAGTTGGGCATGATCAAGGTCCTCGAGGAAGAGGGGATCTATCCGGATCACGTGATGGGCTCCAGCGTGGGTTCCGTCCTGGGAGGGCTCTACGCTTTGGGTTACACGGCCGCGGAGGTGGAATCCCTGATGGTCACTCTGGACATGGCCGACATCATCAATGAGAATCAGGCTCGTCCGGATCTGCATCCCGGAGCCAGGCGCTGGCCCAGTTACGGCAATCTGCGCCTCGCGCTAAGCCCCAAAGGAATGCCGAGGGCTCCGGCGGGAGCCATCACCGGGGCCAAGATCGATCTCGGCTTGGCCGGACTCTTCATGCCAGCCGCCGCCTACCGCGATTTTTCCCGGTTGCCGGTTAACTTTGCTGGACTCACCATCGACATGCACACCGGCGAGCTGGTGATCCACCGCGAAGGTTCACTGGCCCAGGCCGTGCGCGGAGCCGCGTCGATCCCTGCCGTGATCTCGCCTTTCACATACGATGGGCGCACCCACATCGACGGCGGCCTGCTGCAAAACCTGCCCGTGCCTCAGGTGATCGACCTCGGCGCGGACAAGATCCTCGCCCTGAAGATCAACACCTCCATGCGGGGGGCCGATCCCAAGGACTTGTACAGCATCCTGAACCACATCATCAACATAGCCATGCACACCAGCATCGACGCCAATGTTGAGCTCTGCGACCTCATACTGGAGCCTGACCTCACCGGGATCGGGAACCTGGCCTACCCCAAAGCCCATGCCATCACGCAGATCGGAGAGGATTACGCCCGCGCCAACATCGATGTGATCCGGGCTTTTCGCGATTCCCTGCTGGCTGAGGGCTATGTGTTCACCAAGCCGGAGCGGATCACCGAACTCACCTCGGTGCCGGTGACAGAGATCGTTACCCGCGGGAACAGCCGCGTGCTTACAGACAAGATCATCACCTGGTCCGGGCTGCGCGAAGACACGGAGTACCTGCCCAAAGAGATCTTGGACGCCTGCAGCCGGGTTTGGAATTCGCAGAAATTCCACACCGTCTATCCCGTGCTGGAGCCTCTGGACAGCGGTTACCGCCTGGTCCTCTATGTTAGCGAACGCGAACCGCGCTACCTGCACATCAACACCAGCTATTCATCCGACGAGAAATTCTGCCTGGGCGCGGCAGCGGAATTCAACGACCTGATCCTGCCCAATTCCAGATTGCTGGGCGGTTTCACCCTCGGAGGCAGGAACGAACTCAATCTTGACTTTGTGAAGGATTTCGGCGACTTCCATGCCCCCTACCTGCGCCTCCATCCCTGGCTTCGCCAGAGCCGCGTTTACCGCTATGATGCAAGCGGCCAAAGGACCGCCAGCCTCGATTCCCTCGAATACGGGGTTGTGCCCGGGGTTGGCTTCTTCGCGGATAAACTCTTTAGCCTGGAGGCCTTTGGCTACTTTTCCCGCGCCAAAACAACCGGGGTTGTACCTGACGGTCTGCACGACAGCACCTGGCAAAACGATTCCGGGCTGGGTTTGAAGCTGTACCATGAAAGCCTGGACACGGATGTCTTTCCCCGCTCCGGAGCCCGCTTCTTCGCCAAGGCCGAGCTGTCCCCCTGGCCTGCCCTCAGTGCCAAAAACTACACCCGCCTCACCGCGAACCTGGATGTGTACGCGCCTTTGGCAAAGTACGTTTCACTCCGCGTCGGTTTTGCCTACGGCTCCCATTACGGCAGCTTTGCGGACAATTCCACGGACCTGATCAATTTCGGCGGTTCCGAGGGTTTCTCCGGATACCGAAAGGGCCAGGCCCCCTCGGCTGAATACAAGTACGGGACCCTCAGCGCGGTCTTTGAGCCGCTAACCAACCTCTTCCTGGAAACCGGCGCCCAAGCTCTCAACACAGCCGGAAACGCTGACTGGAGCCTCGACAACAGCCTCTTCTTCAGCTATTATGCCGGACTGGGCTACCGCTCTCCGGTGGGCCCTCTGGGAGTTAAACTCGCCCTGCGCGAAGACGGCAAAGCCAACTTCTTCTTCCATATCGGCTACACCACAGACCTGTTCTGGTTCTCGCGCAAATAG